The following is a genomic window from Halichoerus grypus chromosome 5, mHalGry1.hap1.1, whole genome shotgun sequence.
GGGCGCGCGGAGCGGAGTCCCCGTCCGAGGGGGACCGCGAGCCCCtccaggaggggggaggggctccTAAGAGAAGCGGGAACGCGAGGCGGCGGCGGCTAGGACCGAGTCCCCGGGGGCAGGGAAGGAGTAAGCCAAGCCGGCGGGGAGAGGCCGGGGGCCCAGACAGGTCCCGGGGCTACGCGAGGCCGGGGAAGGGTGGGCGCGGCGGCCCTAGGGAAGGGGCGCCGGGAGGACGCGGACGCCCGCGGCAGGGACGCCGAGGCGAGGGCCGGCAGGGAGAACGGGGCGCGGGCCCGAGTGGGGGGCGGGGTTGGGCGCCCAAGGGGGCGACGAgggaaggctgggggaggggagggcggcgGTCGGCCGGCGGGGGTCCGGCTGCCGGGAGCGCAGgactggagtgggggtgggtcgGGGGCGGTCGGGACGCAGCCCTCACTCACCTCCGGGTGGAAGGCGGCGGCGCAAGAGTCGGAGTCCATGTTCAGGGTGGGGGGCGGCGGCTACGGGAGTGCAGGGGCCCGGGATGCGGGCGCCGGGCCACCGAGCCGCTCAGGGCTGGGGGCTCCGGCGGCCGCGCAGAGCGAGGGCGGACCCGGGAGGGGTCGCCCCGGCTGGAGGTGATGAGGGGGCTCGGCGCGTTGCGTCCCGGGCTCAGTGCTCCCGGGCCGGCGGTTCCACGGCCGAGCAGAGTTGGCGATGCAGCTCCTGCGGCCGGCGCGGTGGGAGAGGCGGGAGAGTCGCtgcggggggcggcggcggcggcgagcggGAACCCGACCCGCTCCCCGACCTGACGCCCAGTTCGGCTCGTGTCtcgggagggagggcgggagagCCGCGAGGGCTGTCGGGAAATGTAGTCTGTGGGCGACGGGAAGCCGAAGGCGCGGGGGCGGGCGCGGAGCATTGTGGGAGTAGTAGTCCCAGCTCCGCCTCTGAGGCGCACAAAGGCCGCCTCGCGGACTCCAGCCCCCATAGAGCTCCGCGGCGGCAGCCCGGTTTGTGGGGGCGGTGGCTCCGGGACCTGAGGCTGCCGGAGCGGGGGAGGTGCGGAGGCTCGCGCTGGCTctgcggtgggggaggggcggcgcgAGTGGTAGCGCCGCGGTCTCGGCGGGGGCGAGGGGCGGGGGTCACCCcggcgggtgggggcggggctgacGGCCTCGGTCGAGGAGGGCGGTGGCAGCGGCTGCCGTCTCCTTTTGGACTTGGGGGTTCGTGCCCCTTTGTGGGGCCGTGGTCCCCGCGGCGGGGGCGACGGGCACTGACGTCGCGGCCGCCGCCTGGGCTCGGACCCGGCGGGGCGAACTTGTTTTCGCGGCCGGGGTATTCTGGCCGGCTCCTCCtgtcccgggggtcctgggacgGCGGGACTGAGGATCTCCTGGTGTCTGTAGGATCCACTTTGGGGTGTCGAGTAACTGcgtttttaaaaactctgtgcCAGGGTTATCAGTGTTTTGGAAGATGTTAGTCTTAAATtcgcttttttttctctctctctttcctctctgcctgATCTTGGGACTACCCCTGTTTTCTTTAATTGAATTACCTTCCGAATGTATTCCTCACAGCATTACACCAGTGGGGTGAGGGGAAAACGTGGTTGAGAGATCTGGTATTGACAATGATTTCACTGATGCTTGATTGAGTTTGCGGTGTTTAAATGCTGGACCAATGAGTATTTTACAACTTTATATGTTGAAGATTGATCGACTCTGAACACTTAGTTGAAAATTATCTACTCTGATAAAATTACCATTGGGGGCCTgacatttttgaacatttttgataaccatttgaaaggaaaaaatctataaatgttCCATAACATGTTTGGTAGCTTCGAAGACGAACTGCGTTAAAGAGGAGGGACGTAAAATTTTAAATTCGAATCAGGAAACTGACTCCTGGACCCACTAAATCAGAAAAGATGATTGGAAGAACCTCTAGGAGATTATTTCTAAGGGAGTGAGTGCCTCGCTGGTTGACTGTTGCTGTTTAGATTAAGATAATTCTGAAGGAAACTACTGGTTAAGAGACTGGGTTTATCTCAGAaatacttctctgagcctcagcttcctaaACTATAAAAGTTTTATCGTAGTTCCTTTCTCCATAAATGGTAGTTTACTATTGTTGTTGTTATCTTTTAATGTTATTTCAGCAATGCCTTACCGGATTGGAGGACTCCCCAGCGTGGATAACAAATTGAGGTGCTCTAGAAAGTCAGTAAGATTAAAAACAGACATTGGACTTGGCCTGTGGAAACATCACCAACAGTTTCATAGAGAGTTGTCACATTCAGGTGATTTAGCTAGATTTAGAATGTTACCTGATCACTGTGGCCAGAGCAAATGCCCTGAGGTCAGCTAGCATTGCCCAGAGCCAGATTACCAGGAGCAACTTGTTTTGCCTGAGTAAGAAAGGGCCACCGTGAAGGATATTATCCTATTGTTAGTTTAAAGGTATAAATGCCAAAAAGAATATTGATTGGAGGTGAAGTACAAATAAGAGGGAATTTTTGTAACTGATCATTGTTGGCAGTGATGTAATTTTTCACGTAGGAAATATTAAATCCCCTtcccattaagaaagtgaaataaagaatttGTTCATAATAATAATGGACTTGAAGACAAAACCCTAGAATTCAGGGATCTATATTGAATGGAACCACTCAGTCACACTGAGGAAAGAACATTCCATACCTGGGTTGTGTCATGTAACAGTGATAACTCTTGCTCAGAATAggtattcaatatatatatatatatatatatatatatatatatattttttttttttttaagattttatttatttatttgacagaaagagaacaagcagggggagctgcaggcagagggagagggagacgcaggttccccactgagcagagagccccatgtggacCTCAAtgccgggaccctgggatcatgacctgagccacccaggcgtcccgcaaTAGATATTTCTTGAGTAAGTTACTCATAAATAGTAGTTCTTAGTACACAGATGTGACCAATACTACCTGATGTAGTCTGCTTGtttccctgcctgccactccaatATTTTCATGGAGGACCTTCTTGGCCTCCTTCCTTTGATTCCCCTTAGAAATTTAGCCCTTTGGAGGAGATTTAGACATTATATCTACCATCCCATTCCTAGACTCAGGGAAGGACTAGAATACCAATAATTGACCCAGATTCAATAGCATAATATGTACACGTGGGGAAATGTAGTTGGTTTATCTAGTCTATTTCTCAGGTGTCGTCCACTACACCTGGGCTCCAGGAGGCAAATTTGGAATTCAAGGATTAATGCAAGAGCATTAGCCACAGTAGCCAGATTCTTGGAGTCTGTGATTCCTtgttttctgcttaaaaaaaaaaaaaaaattatatatatatatgtattataatctGATGATTATAGTtatttgggaaagaagaaaaaaaccaatgTTAGACAGGTTGTGACAAGTTTTAAAATACTAAGAATACCATAGTTTCCCAGTAAGTAACTTGAGAATGTAGTTATTTTAATTGGGTTACCAAATATAGTTTCACCTTTCTAAATCTCACCAGCTACACTACATTCATTTGGGGAACATTCAGGAAAGCTTTCTGCCTCCCATTATAACTTAGTGCTTGAGTGCAGGCATGAACATAACCAAAGGTTTGTCTTTCCCAGAAATGCTTGTTGGTGGTTCAGCTTTTTGTTCAGCTTTAATAGTATGGAATTCCTGTGGATCGTTCCCAGCTGCAATTTTCTGACTTCCCCACTTCCATctccaggagaagaaaaaaacgtGATAATTCCCCCAAATTGTCTTGTTCAACTTTTCGTACCTTGAccactgtatgaatatatatatatatatatatatgaatagttTTAAgtcattaataaataatttttaaaccatGTATTGTCAGCTCTTTATATAGCAAGAAAAATAACTTATACACAGAGATCAAATGAACTTGCTGTGTTATGGCTCATACCGGTAAACCATAAACATTAATAGCTAACACTATGCCAGATACTGTTGAAATGTTTTGATCTACCGtatcatttacatatataatgCACTTAATAAATAGGGAATACTGTAGCGTTCCTTAAAGAAAAGTTTACATAGAGTAAGTTTATTACAAGCCACACTTTAGGTGGTCCAGAAGCAGAAAAGAATCAGGGTGTATGATAGGAAAAAAGGCGCAATCTCTTTTTTGATGGTATAAATGCTAAAGTATGTGTTCCTAAATGTTCGCAAAGGGGGGGAAAAGGAGGATAACAGTGGCTTTTGTAAAATGATCTCAGTGACCTCTTGTCCTGTCTGCCTAAAATTAGAATTCAGATATCAAAATTGCATAGTttgaatgtttaaaatgaaatggTACCATTATTTGTTAAATCTCATTAAATTACTTTATCATGAAGAAGTTACTCAGGCAGAGACCATTTTCATGATTGTGGAagaggtaaatttttaaaactttcatagTTGaagtttaatcttttttttttgtccgcaccccccagccccccagctgccCTCTCCCCAGAAGTTTAATCTTTAAATACAAACATTTCCCCCTAAACTATGGGTCGTTGACTAGATTTAACACTTTTCTTACCAAACACTAGTGTTTCTACCATGGCAAGCTGTGGAATGACATTTCAAGTCTGCCGACTACGGgtcgcctgtgtggctcagtcgttaagcgtctgccttcggctcaggtcatgatcccagggtcctgggatcggccccgcatcgggctccctgcttggcgggaggcctgcttctccctctcctactccccctgcttgcgttccctctctcgctaggtctcttgtcaaataaataaaatcttaaaaaaaaaaaaagtttgccaactatATCAATCACATGGTCATACTTCAGTAAATGAATTTCTCACATTCCCATCTTCAACTCTTAAGGTTGATGAGTGAAAAAAGGAACTAGATAGCGTGCCTGGGTTAGTAGGTTCTTCAAATTTCCAAACAGCTGATGGGTCtaaatctgtttctttattttctgaccAAATTCCTTTGTTGACTTAGATATGTACACATGGCTTCAAATGCTCCCCTTTTAGGTCCCAGATATTAATATACCCTTTTTCtcaaaaactgaatttttaattttattttaaacgtATTATTTCCTTAATACACAGAATGGAAAATACAGGCAAGCACAAACGAAACAAACCTAACCACCTAGAGAATACGTTACCTTCACAATTGTCTTGTAGGCATATGAATACAGACAACAAATTGGGTGATACTACCAGTAATCAGCTCGACAGGATAGCATGaatatccttccatttctttttttttttttaagattttatttatttatttgacagagacacggtgcgagagggaacacaagcagggggtgtggaagagggagaagcaggcttcccgcggagcagggagcctgatgtggggctcgatcccaggaccctgggatcatgacctgagccaaaggcagacgcttaacgactgagccacccaggcgcccctatctttcCATTTCAATAAACATATGCATCATCATTCATCAAGGCTTCACAGTAAGGctgatttatttaaatagttaCATGAAACATTCACTACCgaaatatttttgatttattaAAGCTTTGCTTTCTGCAAGGTGGACGTGTTCTGACCCAGAGGGACTGGAGTACTTTTCCCTGCAAACATCCTACTTCCTGGCTACTCAGACTTTCTTGTCACAAAGCCTGTGCAAGTAAGCTATTGGCCGGGCTCCTGGGCCCAGGAATGCTGCCGCTGCCGTTAATAGCTGTGTGAACAGTCCATCTATGGGCAACAGGCAGCTGCCTGGGTACCTGAATGTTTTCTTACTTAGGCCTGTGCTTCCCATGCTGAAATTTGGACCAGATACATTCTCATGGCAAGATGATGAGATTCACGAGGACAAGGGAAAGCCTGCAGTTTGCATTtcagagatgaaataaaaacaagatgtcTTCTCCAAAGGTTGCACTGACTTAGCTGGAACCAAGAAATGACACCatccccccctcccacctcctgtgTGCCTGGCCCCCCCGGGGACACACGTGGGCAAGCGGGTGAGGCGTTCCCCAGGAATGTCTGCGAGGCCCACGGGGCCTGGGTGGGGGCTATTAAATAACCAAAACCCAGGTTTCTTTCGAGAAACAAAAGGACTGGATTCGAAATAAGGGTCTTTTCTAAAAGTGGGCAAAGAGTACATTAAAGAAAAACCGTGGCTACGTTCAAAGTGCTGGCATTGTATCTCCTGGAACCAAAATAAGGAAGATTCCTTTCTTCACAGTCACCCCACAAGTGACTGTGACGTTCCTGAACGCCCACACCCCTGGTTTTCAAGGCACTCCCCTGTCTGACCTTGAACTAAAGGCACTGTCCCCAGGCCCCTAGTGTCCCCTCTCCTGGAATAGGAAAAACTGCTATTTTCCCCGGAATTATTTACATTACTTCTATGATTGTAATTTTCTGGTCCTTGAGCCTTTTGTTCAGCCTCATAGTGCTTTCTTCTGAATTCTTACGACTGTCTCCTACTCTCTGCCTTCCATTTCCAGGAGAGGGGGGCCAGGAGGTCTGGGGTCGAACCCGAGCAGGCCTTTCCCCTTCTCAAGACAGCTCTGGAGCCTGAGTCTCTATGAATCGGCAACTAAAACTGCGCCTTGTGCCCTGACGAAAGTTAATGACCTAAGAGTTAGTCAAGTTTGAAACTCCTGCAGGAACACAGTGGAGCGGATTCCTGGCATCCGGCCTCGTGTCACTTATAAATGCGCCAAGAAAAAACGTCACCTAAAAAGCTTATACTTGTTCAAGCTTTGGTCCTGAATTGTAAAAATCCTGTCCTTTGAAATCAGCCCAGCGATAAGGCTATCTAGCAACCCTTGGAACCAGtggaattcaaaacaaaacaagaaaaaggcaTTGTAGCGAGCCgcccaggggctcaggggccGACGCAGTAGGGAAGTCTGGCGCGAAAGGGGTGGCTCGGGTTCCGGGCGCCGAGCTCGCCTTCGCCGGCTTTCGCTCCGCAGCCGGGCCCGGTGGGTCGTGGGCGGGCCCTAGAGGCCCCCGACCCCGGCCGGAGAGAGGACACTCGTCGCCCGGCGTGCCCGGCTCGGGCGGGGGGGCGCGGGCAGCCCCGGAAAGGCGCGGACGCGGGGCGAGCGGGCCGGTGACTCAGCctggggcgcggggcgggcggcggcgccGGACCCGGAGGGGTTAAGTGGGCGGGGCCCAGCGACGCCCCGCCCTCCCGGGCCCGCCCCCGAGGCCGCGCCGCCCGGCAGTACTTATagcggcgggcgcggggcgcgcgGCGTTCCTCCCGCTGGCCCCGGCCGCGGCGCGCTCCAGTGTCCCCAGCGACGGCGCCATGGAGCGGCCGGCGCCCCTGGCCGTGCTGCCCTTCTCGGACCCCGCGCACGCGCTGAGCCTGCTGCGCGGCCTGAGCCAGCTCCGCGCCGAGCGCAAGTTCCTGGACGTGACGCTGGAGGCGGCGGGCGGGCGCGACTTCCCCGCGCACCGCGCGGTGCTGGCGGCCGCCAGCCCCTACTTCCGCGCCATGTTCGCGGGACAGCTGCGCGAGAGCCGCGCCGAGCGGGTGCGCCTGCACGGCGTGCCGCCCGAcatgctgcagctgctgctggacTTCAGCTACACGGGCCGCGTGGCGGTGAGCGGCGACAACGCCGAGCCGCTGCTGCGAGCCGCCGACCTGCTGCAGTTCCCGGCGGTGAAGGAGGCGTGCGGCGCCTTCCTGCAGCAGCAGCTCGACCTGGCCAACTGCCTGGACATGCAGGACTTCGCCGAGGCCTTCAGCTGCGCGGGGCTGGCGAGCGCGGCGCAGCGCTTCATCCTGCGCCACGTGGGCGAGCTGGGCCCCGAGCAGCTGGAGCGCCTGCCGCTGGCGCGCCTGCTGCGCTACCTGCACGACGACGGGCTGTGCGTGCCCAAGGAGGAGGCCGCCTACCAGCTGGCGCTGCGCTGGGTGCGCGCGGACccgccgcgccgcgccgcgcACTGGCCGCAGCTGCTCGAGGCTGTGCGCCTGCCCTTCGTGCGCCGCTTCTACCTGCTGGCGCACGTCGAGGCCGAGCCGCTGGTGGCGCGCTGCCCGCCCTGCCTGCGCCTGCTGCGCGAGGCACGCGACTTCCAGGCTGCGCGCTACGACCGCCACGACCGCGGGCCCTGCCCCCGCATGCGCCCGCGCCCCTCCACCGGCCTCGCCGAGATCCTCGTGCTCGTGGGCGGCTGCGACCAGGACTGCGACGAGTTGGTCACCGTCGACTGCTACAACCCGCAGACGGGCCAGTGGCGCTACCTGGCCGAGTTCCCCGACCACCTGGGCGGGGGCTACAGCATCGTGGCGCTGGGCAACGACATCTACGTGACGGGTGAGGGGACTGGGGGCCCGCCGGGGGGACCCTGGGTTAGCCTCCCGCGCCCGTGGGAGAGCGTGTTTTCCCGCTGGAGGAACCTGTGCATCCCGGGACCGCCCCACAGTGCGAGCGGCCCGTTGCCCGGCCCCCCGCCCTCAGCTGGCCAGTGGGTACATTTCTAGAGCTGGGGCTTTCGACCTAGAAGACCGTTGTGTGAGCGGGGACAAGCAGCTGCTTGTGGTCTCTTTGTTCCCGGTGCGGGGGTGCCAGCCTAGATGACAGATGAGCCCACTCCTTGCCCGGgaggtgcccccacccccatttggATAGAGGATACAGGGTCATTCACCCCACACAAtgggtgctttctctttctccctaagGAATCCAGGGACAGGCAGGGCCTGGAGCTCCGTGAGACATCTGTTCTGGGTCCTGGAGATTTCTCCCGCCCAGCTGAGCCACACGGGCCCCCTGACGCACTCATTCTGTCACCAGCGATAAGGTTCCCTCAGGCTTGCACCTAGGCTGTGCGCTAGGGGTCACATGGTGTTTAGGCTGCTCACGGCCCAGGGACTGTAAACATGGTCACATGCTAAGAGGTTTTCTTCCAGTTACTTGGCCCAAACCCCAAAACACTGCCGAGTCATGCTGGGCGGGTCCCAGCCTGCTCTGGTCCTGGGCATCTCCCACATTTTTCATTAAAGATGAATCCCAGTTCAGACATGGGGCTACCTCCTTccctggggtgaggaggggcggTCTCTGTGACAGCTATATAAGGAAAGAACCGGACTCCGCAAGCACTGGGCCCTGCAGAAGGCTGTTATCAGTCAGTGAACCGAGGCTGGGGCCCGGCCCAGCCCGGCACATTCAGGAGAAAGCCAGCTCTGAGCTCTGGTGTGTCGTCGTCGTCGTTGTCGTCGTCGTCCTCGTCCGTCCCCCGCCACCTCTGGTTGACAAGTGGAGGAATCCTGGCCTGAGGACACGCTCAGTTCCTCTTTGGCCTGCTGCTCTGTTTCAGCCTTTGCTGGAATATGCTGGAATGGGTCCCTTTCCAACCTGAGACTGGCCCTGAGTTTGGGAGCTGCGCCCTCCCAACATACGAAAGTCTGGCCGGTGAACTCCCTCCCAGAACTGGTTAGACTCGCCCCAACTTTGCACACCCCTTCCATAAATGTCTCAGCGGAGCAGCTAATCCTGTGGGTTTAGACAGGTGGCTGGGTCATTCCATACAGCTGCCTGCAGGGAATTCCATGGGGCGACAGCACTGGCTTCAGCTGCCTTGGACAGTTACCCTTTACAAGGAAGAAAGCAGGTGGAGTGCACTTGTAAGagctttgtcttttaaaaaaactcaagGCTATGAGGCAGACAGAATGTCATGCATCCTCTGCCATGTGGCACCAACTTTGGGGACAGTAGGGGATGCGACCCCCAGGGTTGTTGGGGGTCCCTTCACACTGTGGAAATTCTAATGTGCTGGGAAGACCtggtttaatttataattatagccAGCCCCactggtggggggttggggggctagCTCTTTTTTGAAAGAAACGTGGAGAGAGTGGACATTGTACTTGTAGGACTTGATGCGTTTACCCAGACAGAGCACGTGTCAGTAACCTGCACCTAATCAAGAACTGGAGGCCCCAGAATTCCACTCCTGTTACTTGCCCTGTCAGGTTCTTGTGTGCAGAGTGAAGTAGATTTCCTCTCCACTTGTCCTGGCGCTGgcttgttttggggggggggcgcccaGAAAGGCGAGAATTCCTCGAACAAGTCCCTGTGCACCTTAACCCACCTGCTTTGTGGCTCGCCAGAAGTTTTGGCGCTGAGACGGATGCCCTGGTTCAGTTGAGGTGTTTGACAGTGAATGGGGCCGTCCAGACTGAGATTGCAGTTTACTCAGAATTGcggccacagggcctttgcttgACCCACACAGATTTAGCAGTGTTCTTATGGCCTGAGGCTCTGTTGTCCTCCCGGGCTGTGGTCAGCATGTGCACGGACTTcaccccagcatggagccagccCCCAGCCACGGCTTTGGTGAAAGAGGACGGGAGGGGACCGGTGTTTACATTGAAACCCAGTGAAGTTACTTCCTGCCCTGGGAGACTCCCCTGGGGAAGTTCACGGAGGCAGGGGTGGGTGACTCAGCCCGAGTCAGCATGGGCTGACCTGTCCCCCGCACGTCCCGGCAGGTGGGTCTGACGGCTCCCGGCTCTATGACTGCGTGTGGAGGTACAATTCCAGCGTGAACGAGTGGACGGAGGTGGCACCCATGCTGAAGGCCCGCGAGTACCACAGCTCCTCCGTGCTGGACGGGCTGCTGTACGTGGTGGCCGCGGACAGCACGGAGCGCTACGACCACACCGCGGACTCCTGGGAGGCCCTGCAGCCCATGACCTACCCCATGGACAACTGCTCCACCACCGCCTGCCGCGGCCGCGTCTACGCCATCGGCTCCCTGGCCGGCGAGGAGACCATGGTGATGCAGTGCTACCACCCGGACACCGACCTGTGGTCGCTGGTGGACTGCGGCCAGCTCCCACCCTGGTCCTTCGCGCCCAAGACCGTGACTCTGAACGGACTTATGTACTTCATCAGGTGAGTCCCCAGTGGCCGAGGCCACTTCTCAGTCTTCCTTCCCAGGCCCGGTGCTGAGGCACGTACATCCTCGCTGTGCTCCCCATTTCGTAGATGAGGAAGCAGCCCGAGCTGGGATCCCAGCCAGGTCTTTCCAACCTGGAGCCTTTGTTCTGCCCCGTTTCTTAGAACAGTTTCTGTGGGCTTCTAGGTTTCCTTCATCAAGGGACCCTAACTGAGGGAGTTAGAGCctttgattgactgattgattgattagAGTTGGGTCCTTCCAGAGAACTTGAGATTCCTAGAAGCTAAATAAAATGTGTTGCTTTGCCTGCTCTTCCACCTGGAGGATCCCAGTCTAAGCCCTGGTGGTTCTCAGAAGGCACTTGTTATAAAGG
Proteins encoded in this region:
- the KLHL21 gene encoding kelch-like protein 21; this translates as MERPAPLAVLPFSDPAHALSLLRGLSQLRAERKFLDVTLEAAGGRDFPAHRAVLAAASPYFRAMFAGQLRESRAERVRLHGVPPDMLQLLLDFSYTGRVAVSGDNAEPLLRAADLLQFPAVKEACGAFLQQQLDLANCLDMQDFAEAFSCAGLASAAQRFILRHVGELGPEQLERLPLARLLRYLHDDGLCVPKEEAAYQLALRWVRADPPRRAAHWPQLLEAVRLPFVRRFYLLAHVEAEPLVARCPPCLRLLREARDFQAARYDRHDRGPCPRMRPRPSTGLAEILVLVGGCDQDCDELVTVDCYNPQTGQWRYLAEFPDHLGGGYSIVALGNDIYVTGGSDGSRLYDCVWRYNSSVNEWTEVAPMLKAREYHSSSVLDGLLYVVAADSTERYDHTADSWEALQPMTYPMDNCSTTACRGRVYAIGSLAGEETMVMQCYHPDTDLWSLVDCGQLPPWSFAPKTVTLNGLMYFIRDDSAEVDVYNPTKNEWDKIPSMNQVHVGGSLAVLGGKLYVSGGYDNTFELSDVVEAYDPETRAWSVVGRLPEPTFWHGSVSIFRQFMPQVPSGGRGFELASGSSDLDVALPRLPQSPGQLH